From one Parambassis ranga chromosome 5, fParRan2.1, whole genome shotgun sequence genomic stretch:
- the LOC114436332 gene encoding type-2 ice-structuring protein-like — translation MCPHHLCSPLNIHPAFISTSALCDSSFSSTSAMKALTVSLLVWAMVSQARAEEQSRLVQRSTPCPAGWTEIGGRCFCYVPAQLTWSQSEKNCQRKDANLASVHNANEYYEIQKMIAHATHSFGRTWLGGTDCQEEGVWLWTDGTPFDYRHCGKFDNRWWRQHCLQMNYGTNKCWDDVQCSQKHPSVCVKRSPR, via the exons ATGTGTCCTCACCATCTTTGTTCTCCTTTAAACATCCACCCTGCCTTTATCAGCACCAGCGCTCTGTGCGATTCCTCATTTTCATCGACATCTGCCATGAAGGCGCTGACTGTGTCTCTGCTGGTCTGGGCCATGGTTTCTCAGGCTCGAGCTGAAG aGCAGAGCCGCCTGGTCCAGAGGTCGACTCCTTGTCCTGCTGGTTGGACCGAGATCGGCGGCCGCTGTTTCTGCTACGTCCCGGCCCAGCTGACCTGGTCTCAGTCTGAG AAAAACTGTCAGAGGAAGGACGCAAACCTAGCTTCTGTGCACAACGCCAATGAGTACTACGAGATCCAGAAGATGATAGCACATGCCACGCATTCCTTTGGAAGAACGTGGCTCGGCGGCACTGACTGCCAGGag GAGGGCGTCTGGCTGTGGACTGATGGAACACCTTTTGACTATCGGCACTGCGGCAAGTTCGACAACCGCTGGTGGAGGCAGCACTGCTTGCAGATGAACTACGGAA CCAACAAGTGCTGGGATGATGTGCAGTGTTCCCAGAAGCATCCATCGGTATGTGTCAAAAGATCCCCACGCTaa